The window AGCTTCTGTTTTCCTTCATTTATTTCCTCCTTTTTTAAAATCAGTTCTAACCTCTTATAATCAGACAGCCGTTTAAAGTTCCATTTTCTTTTATGAGAGTAGCTGTAAATAAAACGTCCTGAGGTATTATTTTATAACTACCTGCCAACCATATCCATAAAATTGCGCAGTATAAGGCGCGCCTTAGGTGTTTCTCTGATAGATGAGATGAAATCTTCGTACTGATCCTTCTCCTCAGAAAATCTGTTTCGTTTTATCAGGTTGTTCTTGTACATAACGGCTAACTGCCTCAGCTGATCAGCATTGATTTCCGGATGAGGCTGAATGCCGAAGGCTTTTCCCAGCGAAAAAGCCTGTACGGGAGTCATCCTGTTAAAGGCCAACTTCAACGCGCCGGGTGGAATCCTCGCGACATGTGTTCTATGTATAAGATTCATCAACTGGCCGGATTTAATCCCCGAAAAAGTTCACTTTTTTCTCCCTCAGGTGTGAGATAAACTGGGAAACTCCCCATCTCCCTCCCCTTGGGATTTATTACTACCTCTCCGCCAAGCGCCGTTGCTAGAGCGTGATGTCCAAAACAAATACCCAGAATCCAGCTGCCGGCCCCGTAGGCTGAACGAATAAAATCAAGTAGAGGGGAAATCCAAGGTTTATCTTCAAAAACCGCGCCGGAACTTCCGGAGATTATAACACAATTCCCACCTGTGGATACCTTTTCGGGTTCAGGCAGATTGCCGGCTGTGGCGTCATAGATCGAGAGTTTGACATTTTCAGAAATACCCAGAGCGTCAAGCGAACTGCGGAACCAATCACTGCTGACAGTACCGTCAGTCAGCTTAAAATCGGTTACATCAATAAAATGCGCGTTAACTTTCATCACTTCGCCCTGAAGAATTAAAACCTGATTTCAAATCCTCTGTAGTCCCCGCCGTCAGGCAGAGATTCGGTCTCTACATGCGCCACATTCGATGCGGGAGGCCCTTTACCCAATTCCTTTATAAATTTCTCAGTCCTGTCTCTGTCGCCCTCCACCTCGGCTTCAACACTTCCGTCAGCGAGATTTCGAACAAAACCCTCGAGGCCGAGGTCACTGGCGAGACGTTTTGTAAAAAACCTGAACCCGACACCCTGAACAACCCCTTTTACTTTAATATGAATTCTGATTCTTCCCTCCTCTTGCAATTCTTCTTCTAACTGTAGATCTCAATAAAACGTTCAAATGACCTGTCCCATGTTCTTTCTATCTCATCGGGAAAAACACAACCGGGGAGTTCCCTTTTCTTAAGATGATGCTGAAGGCACTGGCAGCAGTTGCCTTTTCGAGGACACCCCTGATATGAACAGTTGCAATTTTCAAGATTTTCGTCAAACTTTTCACAGTCGATAACCATCTTATTGTCCCTTCTCTCTCTTAAGCCGTAAGCAATTATATCTGTCTCACAACTGTATTTTAACAATAAAAGGTTTAAATACCAGAAATAATTACATCCTTTCTCACTTCTCACTTCGGCAAAATCAGCTCCCACTCTAACTAAAAGTATACATTCTGAAAAAGTTTAAAAAGGAGAAAAGAATTGATAATATCCCTTTATATTAATAGATTTACAATTGAACGCGTTTAATACTGTCTAATATTCATTCGAGGTGAAAATGGGAAACAAAAAGATATACCTTGATCATAACGCTACAACTCCTCTGCATCCGGAAGTTAAGAAAGCAATAACAGAAAATCTGGATCTCTTCGGCAACCCTTCCAGTCTG of the Candidatus Krumholzibacteriota bacterium genome contains:
- a CDS encoding acylphosphatase, producing the protein MQEEGRIRIHIKVKGVVQGVGFRFFTKRLASDLGLEGFVRNLADGSVEAEVEGDRDRTEKFIKELGKGPPASNVAHVETESLPDGGDYRGFEIRF
- a CDS encoding DUF6485 family protein, producing the protein MDCEKFDENLENCNCSYQGCPRKGNCCQCLQHHLKKRELPGCVFPDEIERTWDRSFERFIEIYS